In Ostrea edulis chromosome 10, xbOstEdul1.1, whole genome shotgun sequence, one genomic interval encodes:
- the LOC130050762 gene encoding orexin receptor type 2-like, which yields MGNVLLLEHNIEGRKERAPLGAASYLFNLIGIIGNILVLHVFGTRINASSNYRVFVIFLSIVDLFTCIAHVAKEMSRMIFVYNQGNLMYICQISHYIGNSVGYASVLIISVIAFERYKKICTPFKPQITVTHSKIICVSTVLLSFLVDVPIYLIHGRRYVLVENINATRCAIDNKYDSDLLPIVHLGFVVAAAAIFIIITIVLQIRIRAALVKKARSKQKMKQVVITISSESGQEPSGSGTPQRGSNRAKKLADDQDSERNRRIAIRFAIISMFLIVSFISQTVFQFITVTNRYFYPRRRISKLEDVVEEYLPDIVALNGILNPLVYLFTDNEFRQELKKMCGRG from the coding sequence ATGGGAAATGTACTTTTGCTGGAACACAACATAGAAGGGAGGAAGGAGAGGGCTCCACTGGGCGCTGCAAGCTATCTCTTCAATCTGATAGGAATCATTGGGAACATTCTAGTTCTACACGTGTTCGGTACACGTATTAATGCATCATCTAATTACAGAGTCTTCGTGATATTTCTATCAATTGTCGACTTGTTTACCTGTATTGCACATGTTGCTAAAGAGATGAGCAGAATGATATTTGTCTACAATCAGGGAAATCTCATGTATATATGTCAAATATCCCACTATATAGGGAATTCTGTCGGATACGCCTCTGTTTTGATTATTAGCGTCATTGCATTTGAGAGATACAAGAAAATATGCACACCTTTTAAGCCACAGATCACTGTTACCCACTCAAAGATTATCTGCGTAAGCACAGTCTTACTAAGTTTTCTTGTAGATGTTccgatttatttgattcatggTAGAAGGTATGTGTTAGTCGAAAATATTAACGCTACCAGGTGTGCTATCGATAACAAATATGACAGCGACTTGTTACCAATTGTACATTTAGGTTTTGTCGTCGCTGCAGCTGCAATTTTTATTATAATAACTATTGTATTACAAATAAGAATACGAGCAGCCCTGGTGAAGAAAGCAAGATcaaaacagaaaatgaaacaaGTAGTTATTACCATCAGTTCCGAATCTGGACAAGAACCGTCGGGTAGTGGAACACCTCAAAGAGGGAGTAATCGCGCTAAAAAGTTAGCAGACGACCAGGATTCTGAGAGGAACAGACGTATTGCGATTAGATTCGCCATTATATCCATGTTTTTGATAGTCAGCTTTATTTCGCAGACAGTGTTCCAGTTCATTACCGTCACAAATAGATACTTCTACCCAAGACGGAGAATTTCCAAACTGGAGGATGTGGTGGAGGAATATCTACCAGATATCGTAGCACTCAACGGAATTCTGAATCCGCTCGTCTACCTGTTCACTGATAACGAATTCAGACAAGAGCTAAAGAAAATGTGTGGACGGGGATAG